From one Thunnus maccoyii chromosome 6, fThuMac1.1, whole genome shotgun sequence genomic stretch:
- the gpr184 gene encoding G protein-coupled receptor 184, which yields MNASSTATTQNSTECVDIGASFISDLLMTVYILAFIFGLIFNVLTLCPIYQQVQRQNVLGIFLLNLSLSDMLFLFTIPLWIYYYQKDHHWKLGVMSCSVAGFFYYSNMYISIYLLCCISVDRCLVVTYPLRSKTHRTSRYAWIQCAFVYVVVVVLHIMVLYYDNLKDTFDEENDNDRCYETYPMQSPVALFNLLRVGIGFLLPLLVLAVSYWRVLATVGQSPGLSAQAKRKVRMLSFGVIGIFSICYAPYHILLLARSLVFYQSDNIEPDGSYCQFEQKMHFYFSCTLALSSLNCVVDPVLYALVSNGVQEEVKLCFKRYKRTQTEDFVLTASSRGKPNSNLI from the coding sequence ATGAATGCCTCATCAACAGCAACAACCCAAAACTCAACTGAGTGTGTTGATATTGGTGCGAGCTTCATTAGTGACCTCCTGATGACTGTTTACATCCTGGCTTTTATCTTTGGTTTGATCTTCAATGTGCTGACGCTGTGTCCCATTTATCAACAAGTGCAGAGGCAAAATGTTTTGGGTATCTTCCTGCTGAACCTGTCCCTCTCAGACATGCTTTTCCTCTTCACCATACCCCTTTGGATATATTATTACCAAAAGGACCATCACTGGAAGCTAGGTGTTATGAGCTGCAGTGTAGCCGGCTTCTTCTACTACTCAAACATGTACATCAGTATCTACCTACTCTGCTGTATCTCTGTGGACCGCTGCCTGGTGGTCACGTACCCGCTCCGCTCCAAAACCCACCGCACATCACGCTACGCCTGGATACAGTGCGCCTTTGTTTATGTTGTAGTGGTGGTGCTGCATATCATGGTGCTGTACTATGACAATCTCAAAGACACCTTTGATGAAGAAAACGACAATGACCGTTGTTATGAGACCTACCCGATGCAGAGTCCTGTTGCCTTGTTCAACCTGCTCCGAGTGGGCATTGGCTTCCTGCTCCCCCTGCTGGTGTTGGCTGTCAGCTACTGGAGGGTGCTAGCCACTGTAGGCCAAAGTCCCGGCCTGAGTGCCCAGGCTAAGAGGAAGGTCCGAATGCTGTCTTTTGGGGTAATCGGCATCTTCTCAATTTGCTACGCTCCATACCACATTCTCCTGCTCGCACGCTCACTAGTCTTCTACCAGAGTGACAACATCGAACCTGATGGAAGTTACTGCCAGTTTGaacagaaaatgcatttctACTTCTCATGCACATTGGCACTGTCCAGTCTGAACTGTGTGGTGGACCCTGTGTTGTATGCATTGGTCAGTAACGGAGTCCAAGAGGAGGTGAAACTCTGCTTTAAGAGGTATAAAAGGACACAGACAGAGGACTTTGTTCTTACTGCATCTAGCAGAGGAAAGCCTAATAGCAATTTGATATGA